Proteins co-encoded in one Cytobacillus sp. NJ13 genomic window:
- the ssb gene encoding single-stranded DNA-binding protein — translation MMNRVVLVGRLTKDPDLRYTPNGVPVASFTLAVNRTFTNQQGEREADFINCVVWRKPAENVANFLKKGSLAGVDGRLQSRSYEGQDGKRVYVTEVQAESVQFLEPKNSSGGQGGNPNYGGPRDQDFPFGNNSNQNQRQDNRNQGGYTRVDQDPFANDGQIDISDDDLPF, via the coding sequence ATGATGAACCGTGTTGTTCTTGTCGGACGTTTGACAAAGGATCCTGATTTACGGTATACCCCGAACGGAGTTCCTGTCGCTTCATTCACTCTTGCCGTGAATCGTACTTTTACGAATCAGCAAGGTGAGCGGGAGGCAGACTTTATCAACTGTGTGGTATGGAGAAAGCCAGCTGAAAACGTAGCGAACTTCCTTAAAAAAGGCAGTCTTGCAGGTGTAGATGGCCGGCTTCAGTCCCGCAGCTACGAAGGCCAGGATGGAAAGCGTGTTTACGTGACAGAAGTCCAGGCTGAGAGTGTGCAATTCCTTGAGCCGAAGAATAGTTCTGGCGGCCAGGGCGGCAATCCGAACTACGGCGGTCCAAGAGATCAGGATTTCCCATTTGGAAATAACAGCAATCAGAATCAACGCCAGGATAATCGTAATCAGGGCGGCTATACTCGCGTGGATCAGGACCCATTCGCAAATGACGGCCAAATCGACATTTCCGATGACGACCTGCCATTCTAA
- the rpsR gene encoding 30S ribosomal protein S18 yields MAGGRRGGRAKRRKVCFFTANGITHIDYKDVDLLKKFISERGKILPRRVTGTNAKYQRKLTIAIKRARQMALLPYVSGE; encoded by the coding sequence ATGGCTGGAGGACGCAGAGGAGGACGTGCTAAACGTCGTAAGGTTTGCTTTTTCACTGCAAACGGAATCACTCACATCGACTACAAAGATGTGGATCTTCTTAAAAAATTCATCTCTGAGCGCGGTAAGATTTTACCACGTCGTGTAACTGGCACTAACGCTAAATACCAACGTAAATTAACGATTGCTATTAAGCGTGCGCGCCAAATGGCATTGCTGCCATACGTTTCTGGTGAATAA
- the rpsF gene encoding 30S ribosomal protein S6 — protein MRKYEVMYIIRPNIEDEAKKALVERFNTILTDNGAEVSESKDWGKRRLAYEINDFRDGYYQLMNVNAEAKAVDEFTRLAKISEDIIRYIVVKDEK, from the coding sequence ATGAGAAAGTACGAAGTTATGTACATCATCCGCCCAAACATTGAAGATGAGGCTAAAAAAGCCCTAGTTGAGCGTTTCAACACAATCTTAACTGACAATGGTGCGGAGGTTTCTGAATCAAAGGATTGGGGTAAGCGTCGCCTTGCATACGAAATCAATGATTTCCGCGATGGCTACTACCAGCTAATGAACGTTAATGCTGAAGCAAAAGCAGTTGACGAGTTCACTCGTTTAGCTAAAATCAGCGAAGACATCATCCGTTACATCGTTGTTAAAGACGAAAAATAA
- a CDS encoding DHH family phosphoesterase, whose product MPSYLEKRSIRYPIFGLMGITVVLLGILAYYNWLFALIGLFLAILPFYYLFQLIQKHRKETEEYISTLSYRVKKVGEEALMEMPIGIMLINDEYYIEWTNPFLASCFDEDTLVGRSLYDVADSLVPLIKQEVETEIITLHDRKFRVIHKPEERLLYFFDVTEQTEIEKMYQEERTVIAIIFLDNYDELTQGMDDQTKSSLNSLVTQILNKWAQDNGVFLKRVSSERFIAVFNEHILQLLEKGKFTILDDVRETTSKQNVPLTLSVGVGTGVSSLPELGSLAQSSLDLALGRGGDQVAIKQTNGKVKFFGGKTNPVEKRTRVRARVISHALKELISESDKVIIMGHKSPDMDAIGAAIGIQKVARLNQREGYVVVNFNELDTGVRRMMKEIEKNGELFSKFITPEQAMEIATDDTLLVVVDTHKPSMVIEEKLLHKIEHVVVIDHHRRAEEFIHNPLLVYMEPYASSTAELVTELLEYQPKNGRIEMLEATALLAGIIVDTKSFSLRTGSRTFDAASYLRGQGADTVLVQKFLKEDVDTYIKRAKLIETVQFYREGIAIAKGRPDQIFDQVLIAQTADTLLMMDGVVASFVISNRSENMIGVSARSLGDINVQVIMENLEGGGHLTNAATQLHDATLDDVEVRLKEAIDEYFEGRKKE is encoded by the coding sequence ATGCCTTCGTATTTAGAAAAGCGGTCCATACGCTATCCGATTTTTGGATTGATGGGCATAACAGTGGTGCTTCTCGGTATATTGGCGTACTACAATTGGCTTTTTGCACTAATTGGGCTGTTTCTGGCCATCCTTCCTTTCTACTATCTTTTTCAGCTGATTCAGAAGCATCGGAAGGAGACGGAAGAATACATCTCGACCCTTTCCTACAGGGTGAAAAAAGTCGGCGAAGAAGCTCTGATGGAAATGCCGATCGGGATTATGCTCATTAATGATGAGTATTACATTGAATGGACCAATCCCTTTTTAGCATCCTGCTTCGATGAAGATACGCTAGTCGGAAGATCGCTTTATGATGTTGCGGATTCGCTTGTTCCGCTGATCAAACAAGAAGTGGAAACTGAAATCATCACCCTTCACGACCGCAAATTCCGGGTGATCCATAAACCGGAAGAGCGCCTTTTATACTTTTTTGATGTCACGGAACAGACCGAAATTGAAAAAATGTATCAGGAAGAACGGACGGTTATCGCCATTATTTTCCTTGATAATTATGATGAACTGACTCAGGGGATGGATGACCAGACAAAAAGCAGTCTCAATAGCCTGGTGACCCAGATATTAAATAAATGGGCACAGGACAATGGGGTCTTCTTGAAGAGAGTCTCATCTGAGCGATTTATCGCTGTATTTAATGAACATATTCTGCAGCTTCTGGAAAAAGGGAAGTTCACGATTCTCGATGATGTCCGGGAAACCACTTCCAAGCAAAACGTTCCATTAACATTAAGCGTGGGCGTCGGAACAGGGGTTTCTTCCCTTCCTGAGCTCGGTTCACTGGCCCAGTCCAGCTTAGACCTGGCATTAGGCCGCGGCGGAGACCAGGTGGCCATCAAACAGACGAACGGGAAGGTTAAATTCTTCGGGGGAAAAACCAATCCTGTTGAAAAAAGAACACGGGTCCGTGCACGCGTGATTTCCCATGCGCTGAAGGAACTGATTTCCGAAAGCGATAAAGTGATCATCATGGGCCACAAAAGCCCGGATATGGATGCGATTGGAGCGGCCATCGGCATTCAGAAGGTGGCGCGCCTGAATCAGCGTGAAGGCTATGTGGTTGTGAATTTTAATGAACTCGATACAGGTGTCAGAAGGATGATGAAGGAAATTGAAAAGAATGGAGAGCTCTTTTCTAAATTCATCACCCCGGAACAGGCGATGGAAATTGCAACAGACGATACCCTGCTCGTGGTCGTTGACACCCACAAGCCATCCATGGTGATTGAGGAAAAGCTGCTTCATAAGATTGAACATGTTGTCGTCATCGACCATCACCGCCGCGCTGAAGAGTTCATCCATAATCCTCTGCTGGTTTATATGGAGCCGTATGCCTCCTCCACAGCAGAACTGGTGACAGAGCTTCTTGAATATCAGCCGAAAAACGGCAGAATCGAAATGCTGGAAGCAACGGCCCTGCTTGCCGGGATTATTGTCGATACGAAGAGTTTTTCACTGCGGACAGGATCCAGGACGTTTGATGCGGCTTCCTATCTGCGCGGACAGGGTGCAGATACCGTGCTCGTCCAAAAGTTCTTAAAAGAGGATGTAGATACCTACATCAAGCGGGCTAAGCTGATTGAAACCGTTCAATTTTACAGAGAAGGAATTGCGATTGCCAAGGGACGGCCGGATCAGATATTTGACCAGGTTCTGATTGCCCAGACAGCAGATACTTTGCTGATGATGGATGGTGTGGTTGCTTCATTTGTCATTTCAAACCGCTCTGAAAACATGATAGGGGTCAGCGCACGTTCCCTCGGGGATATCAATGTCCAGGTGATCATGGAAAACCTTGAAGGCGGCGGACACTTAACTAACGCTGCCACACAGCTTCATGATGCAACACTTGATGATGTTGAGGTCCGATTAAAAGAGGCTATAGATGAATACTTTGAAGGGAGAAAAAAAGAATGA
- a CDS encoding YybS family protein has product MNNVHKLTEGAVLLAVFAVLLLISLYVPFLGTVSVFFLALPFIMFAAKNNRMYAIVFLTGGILLSLIIGSFMALPLVLTFGLTGTVIGIFVSENKGRLPSFIAGTLVFLAALLILYAAAVALFNVNIIQEGIDMMEESIQISEGVLEGFGQNADKAVEQFTAGLKMIETLTPSLFVMTSVISVFVIQLVSFPIAKRFGIKVESWKPFREMSLPKSILWYYLITIIASFLFNPSEGSYWFMALVNIAFILQIFMVIQGLSLIFFFSHLKGWPKAVPVLAAVFTFLMPFLLYIVRILGIIDLGFDLRQRLGKK; this is encoded by the coding sequence ATGAATAATGTACATAAATTAACAGAGGGTGCAGTGCTTCTGGCTGTTTTTGCAGTGCTTCTTCTGATTTCGCTCTATGTGCCGTTTCTCGGTACCGTTTCGGTTTTCTTCCTGGCTCTTCCGTTTATTATGTTTGCAGCAAAAAATAACCGGATGTACGCGATTGTATTTCTGACGGGAGGCATCCTGCTTTCTCTGATTATCGGTTCGTTTATGGCGCTGCCGCTTGTGCTGACATTTGGACTGACCGGGACCGTAATCGGCATTTTTGTAAGTGAAAATAAAGGAAGGCTGCCTTCCTTTATTGCGGGTACCCTGGTATTCCTTGCAGCCCTGCTGATCCTGTATGCAGCGGCAGTTGCTCTTTTTAATGTGAATATTATTCAAGAAGGCATCGATATGATGGAGGAGTCCATCCAAATTTCAGAAGGAGTGCTTGAAGGCTTTGGCCAGAACGCGGATAAAGCAGTCGAGCAATTTACGGCAGGCCTGAAAATGATTGAGACGCTGACGCCAAGCTTATTCGTCATGACATCGGTCATTTCCGTTTTTGTCATCCAGCTTGTCTCCTTTCCGATTGCCAAAAGATTCGGTATTAAGGTTGAAAGCTGGAAGCCGTTCAGGGAAATGAGCCTGCCGAAAAGCATATTATGGTACTATCTCATTACCATTATAGCTTCTTTCCTTTTTAATCCTTCAGAAGGAAGCTACTGGTTTATGGCCCTTGTAAATATTGCATTCATTCTGCAGATTTTCATGGTCATTCAAGGCCTGTCCCTGATTTTCTTTTTCAGCCATTTAAAAGGGTGGCCGAAAGCTGTGCCGGTTCTGGCAGCTGTATTTACATTTCTTATGCCATTTCTCCTTTATATTGTGAGGATATTAGGTATAATTGACTTAGGATTTGATTTAAGGCAAAGATTAGGAAAAAAGTGA